The following proteins are encoded in a genomic region of Tenebrio molitor chromosome 7, icTenMoli1.1, whole genome shotgun sequence:
- the LOC138135415 gene encoding DNA damage-regulated autophagy modulator protein 2-like has protein sequence MDLKFRLHFLPIFTALWLLCTFIISYLVAVFNNHVYEFFPYISDTGAYPPESCIFGEMLNIAAVFMLITMYVRYKVVELIDHKNIKKCKTLNNWSTLFGALSCLGISLVANFQETSEINVHFVGAFLAFGVGAIYCLIQAYLTWLSYSSKALKCLRILLSGLLIPFYIITTACSMLSFNKFDGNSQFKWNYKNSGYELHLVATFAEWIMAILMTLYIGSYYVEFRLIKFREISFITTE, from the exons AtggatttaaaatttcgtctccattttttgccaatttttacCGCACTTTGGCTTTTATGCACCTTTATAATCTC TTATTTAGTGGCAGTATTCAATAACCATGTCTACGAATTTTTTCCTTACATCAGTGACACGGGCGCTTACCCACCGGAAAGTTGTATTTTTGGTGAAATGCTAAACATTGCAGCGGTTTTCa TGCTGATTACCATGTACGTTAGATACAAAGTAGTGGAATTGATAGatcataaaaatataaaaaagtgtAAAACGTTGAACAATTGGTCGACTCTTTTCGGAGCTCTTTCCTGTTTAGGCATAAGTCTGGTGGCAAACTTTCAAGAAACATCAGAAATAAATGTTCATTTTGTTGGAGCGTTTTTGGCATTTGGAGTTGGAGCGATCTACTGCCTTATTCAG GCATATCTAACTTGGTTGTCGTATTCGAGCAAagctttaaaatgtttaagaaTACTGTTGAGTGGTCTGCTGATACCTTTCTACATTATCACAACTGCCTGTAGCATGCTGtcgtttaataaatttgacg GCAACAGTCAGTTTAAATGGAATTACAAAAATTCAGGGTATGAGTTACATCTAGTTGCAACTTTTGCCGAATGGATTATGGCAATACTTATGACCTTGTATATAGGATCGTACTACGTAGAATTCAGATTAATTAAATTCCGAGAAATCTCTTTTATAACaactgaataa